Proteins from a genomic interval of Paenibacillus sp. FSL H8-0048:
- a CDS encoding YdcF family protein: MIYLIKFVYSFVLPPGIFVLLLLAMVVWLWKNSRRPAIVLLAVTLLLYLSMTSAVSDTLIGSLERKYPQPAAAEGDVIVILGGGATSGTPDLDGLGNMSGPAANRLLAAARLYRETGLPIIFSGGQVFADSGNEADIARRQLIGLGIPAEDILPENRSLNTEQNAVNTAKLMQEHGLSRPVLVTSGFHMPRSMVQFEHAGLTPQAFPVDFQASRPMSLYVSKFTPSAGAVSTTGLALKEYLGLIAAKLLP; encoded by the coding sequence ATGATCTATCTCATTAAATTCGTATACAGCTTTGTCCTGCCGCCCGGGATATTCGTTCTGCTGCTGCTGGCCATGGTGGTCTGGCTGTGGAAAAATAGCCGCCGGCCTGCAATCGTGCTGCTGGCGGTCACGCTTCTGCTCTATCTGTCGATGACCTCTGCCGTCAGCGACACACTGATCGGGAGCCTGGAGCGGAAGTATCCTCAGCCTGCCGCCGCAGAGGGGGATGTGATCGTTATTCTCGGCGGCGGAGCCACCTCCGGCACCCCGGATCTGGACGGGCTGGGCAATATGTCCGGTCCGGCGGCGAACCGGCTGCTGGCGGCTGCGAGGCTGTACCGTGAGACCGGGCTGCCAATCATTTTCTCCGGGGGACAGGTATTCGCCGACAGCGGCAATGAAGCGGATATCGCCCGGCGGCAGCTCATCGGCCTCGGTATCCCCGCAGAGGACATCCTGCCGGAGAACCGCTCGCTCAATACAGAGCAGAATGCGGTCAACACAGCGAAGCTCATGCAGGAGCATGGATTAAGCCGTCCCGTTCTGGTGACCTCCGGCTTCCATATGCCGCGCAGCATGGTCCAGTTCGAGCATGCCGGACTTACGCCGCAGGCTTTTCCAGTAGACTTCCAGGCGAGCCGTCCGATGTCACTCTATGTAAGCAAATTCACTCCGTCCGCCGGAGCCGTCTCCACAACCGGGCTGGCGCTGAAGGAGTATCTGGGGCTAATAGCTGCGAAGCTGCTGCCTTGA
- a CDS encoding AraC family transcriptional regulator, whose protein sequence is MNVLDPGTQHSMDGRMSPDVQAAFHLFAAHWRKVNREWQYPAHTHPMFEINIVLQGSQHMAVGGQSYIQKSGDILFIRPGVQHSSLGAAIGDEMSYYCLHFDIDDLVLRRSLMTMDTVSLSGDTPELKAIRASLDDIIRSTILPEASDAQRGRLVMLNASLQFFTALTGWVLAALPSPARSTLPGVTEKTVALANAIEGLLQESVFTAAASGSRAGSIEEIAARLGYSPSHCNRAFRQIYGLPPRQYLSDLIIRHAKLLLLDNGLSVESIAYRLGYRDVSHFSKQFKRWTGLPPKGYRQLTEEPGMTDDGAPLPP, encoded by the coding sequence ATGAACGTATTAGATCCCGGCACACAGCATTCCATGGACGGACGCATGTCCCCCGATGTTCAAGCCGCCTTCCATCTCTTCGCCGCCCACTGGCGCAAGGTGAACAGAGAGTGGCAATATCCGGCACACACTCACCCGATGTTCGAGATCAACATCGTTCTGCAGGGCTCGCAGCACATGGCCGTAGGCGGACAATCTTACATCCAGAAGAGCGGCGACATTCTGTTCATCCGCCCCGGTGTGCAGCACTCCAGTCTGGGCGCAGCCATAGGGGATGAGATGTCTTATTACTGCCTGCACTTCGACATTGACGATCTGGTTCTGCGCCGCTCCTTAATGACGATGGATACTGTCAGTCTGAGCGGAGACACCCCGGAGCTGAAGGCGATCCGCGCTTCCCTGGACGACATCATCCGCTCGACCATTCTTCCGGAGGCCAGCGATGCCCAGCGGGGCCGGCTGGTGATGCTGAACGCGTCACTCCAGTTCTTCACCGCCCTTACCGGCTGGGTGCTGGCTGCCCTGCCTTCCCCTGCCCGGAGCACCCTGCCGGGAGTGACGGAGAAGACCGTCGCCCTGGCGAATGCCATTGAAGGGCTGCTGCAGGAATCCGTCTTCACAGCTGCGGCATCAGGCAGCAGAGCCGGAAGCATCGAGGAGATCGCAGCCAGGCTCGGCTATAGCCCGAGCCACTGTAACCGCGCCTTCCGGCAGATCTACGGGCTGCCGCCCAGGCAGTATCTCTCCGATCTCATTATCCGCCATGCCAAGCTCCTGCTGCTGGATAATGGCCTGTCTGTAGAGAGCATCGCCTACCGGCTGGGCTACCGCGATGTGTCCCATTTCAGCAAGCAGTTCAAACGCTGGACCGGCCTGCCCCCTAAGGGCTACCGCCAGCTTACGGAGGAGCCGGGCATGACGGACGATGGGGCGCCCCTCCCCCCATAA
- a CDS encoding glycoside hydrolase family 52 protein: protein MPTNKFFNAHHSPIGSFSSFTLGFQGASGGFDLELGRPPRQNIYVGLARKDGRGYDTLPFHEQGSDDESKRYDIENPDPSPDKPQILFHFGEDEITRDFRLTTDSWQAGDLTFRILSPVRPVPDPETASDAELKEVLLPAVLVELEVDNTAGSSSRRAFFGFQGNDPYSALRRFDGGKEDLTGVGQGRFLAIAAKQGSVKAAMHFTMEDILAAELEENWTFGLGQVGALIMDVPAGERKVYQFAVCFHRSGYVTSGMDASYYYNRYYSNVEAVAEYALSRFDTLKQQAEQANGMLEGTALSDDQTFMLAHAIRSYYGSTELLDYKGQPFWVVNEGEYRMMNTFDLTVDQLFFELKMNPWTVRNELDMFVDRFSYVDTVRFPGDQAEYPGGLSFTHDMGVANAVSRPGYSSYELYGIDGCFSHMTHEQLVNWILTAATYVEHTGDRSWMERNLTVLESCLQSMLNRDHPDPAKRNGVMALDSSRTMGGAEITTYDSLDVSLGQARNNIYLAGKCWAAYLAMERIFRDNGNTELSQTAGRQAELCAATIVASVTEGGYIPAVIGEGNDSKIIPAIEGLVFPYFTGCKEALERGGRFGEYLEALDTHLKAVLVEGVCLFGDGGWKISSTSNNSWLSKIYLSQFIAREILGLEWDEKGRAADQAHTAWLTHPQLSIWSWSDQIISGEITGSKYYPRGVTAILWLEEQRA from the coding sequence ATGCCAACGAACAAATTCTTCAATGCCCATCATTCACCGATAGGATCATTCTCAAGCTTCACCCTCGGATTTCAAGGAGCATCCGGCGGCTTTGACCTCGAACTCGGCAGACCGCCGAGACAGAACATATATGTCGGCCTTGCGCGCAAGGACGGCCGCGGTTATGACACGTTGCCCTTCCATGAGCAGGGCAGCGACGATGAGAGCAAGCGCTACGACATCGAGAACCCGGACCCTAGCCCGGATAAGCCGCAAATTCTCTTTCACTTCGGGGAAGACGAGATTACTCGCGATTTCCGGCTAACCACCGACAGCTGGCAGGCGGGTGATCTGACCTTCCGGATTCTGTCCCCCGTCCGGCCTGTTCCTGACCCGGAGACGGCATCCGATGCAGAGCTGAAGGAAGTACTGCTGCCAGCCGTGCTGGTCGAGCTTGAAGTCGATAATACTGCGGGCAGCTCTTCGCGCCGTGCGTTCTTTGGCTTCCAGGGGAATGACCCGTATAGCGCCCTGAGAAGATTCGATGGCGGCAAGGAGGATCTGACGGGTGTGGGCCAGGGCCGGTTCCTGGCGATTGCCGCGAAGCAGGGAAGTGTTAAGGCGGCAATGCATTTTACGATGGAGGATATTCTTGCAGCGGAGCTGGAGGAGAACTGGACATTCGGGCTGGGGCAGGTTGGCGCGCTTATTATGGATGTGCCTGCCGGTGAACGCAAGGTGTACCAGTTCGCGGTCTGCTTCCACCGCTCCGGTTATGTGACATCAGGAATGGATGCGAGCTATTACTATAACCGCTATTACAGCAATGTGGAAGCTGTTGCGGAATATGCGTTATCCCGGTTCGACACGCTGAAGCAGCAGGCTGAACAAGCGAACGGAATGCTGGAGGGAACGGCCTTAAGTGACGACCAGACCTTCATGCTTGCTCACGCCATCCGCAGCTATTACGGCTCTACCGAGCTCTTGGATTACAAAGGCCAGCCGTTCTGGGTCGTCAATGAAGGCGAATACCGGATGATGAACACGTTCGATCTTACGGTAGACCAGTTGTTCTTCGAGCTGAAGATGAACCCGTGGACCGTCCGCAATGAGCTCGATATGTTCGTAGACCGGTTCAGTTATGTCGACACCGTCCGCTTCCCGGGAGACCAGGCCGAGTATCCGGGCGGACTCAGCTTCACGCATGATATGGGAGTAGCCAACGCTGTGTCGCGTCCGGGATATTCCTCATATGAGCTGTACGGCATTGATGGCTGCTTCTCGCATATGACCCACGAGCAATTGGTCAACTGGATTCTCACTGCGGCAACCTATGTGGAGCACACGGGCGACCGCAGCTGGATGGAGCGCAATCTGACGGTACTGGAGAGCTGCCTGCAGAGCATGCTGAACCGGGATCATCCGGACCCGGCGAAGCGCAACGGTGTGATGGCGCTCGACAGCTCACGGACGATGGGCGGTGCAGAGATTACGACCTATGACAGTCTGGATGTCTCCCTGGGCCAGGCACGCAACAATATATATCTGGCGGGAAAATGCTGGGCTGCTTATCTGGCTATGGAGCGGATTTTCCGCGACAACGGCAATACGGAGCTGTCCCAGACTGCCGGCCGGCAAGCGGAACTTTGTGCGGCTACGATTGTGGCGAGTGTGACCGAAGGCGGATATATTCCGGCGGTCATCGGCGAAGGCAATGATTCGAAGATTATCCCGGCCATCGAAGGCCTGGTATTCCCTTACTTCACCGGCTGCAAAGAAGCCTTGGAGCGCGGAGGACGGTTCGGCGAATATCTCGAGGCACTGGACACGCATCTGAAGGCTGTGCTTGTAGAGGGAGTCTGCCTGTTCGGGGACGGCGGCTGGAAAATCTCCTCCACCAGCAATAACAGCTGGCTGAGCAAAATCTATCTCTCCCAGTTCATCGCCAGAGAAATACTCGGCCTGGAATGGGATGAGAAGGGGCGCGCAGCAGATCAGGCCCATACCGCCTGGCTTACGCATCCGCAGCTCTCGATCTGGAGCTGGAGCGACCAGATTATCTCCGGCGAAATCACCGGCAGCAAATACTACCCGCGCGGGGTAACGGCTATTCTGTGGCTGGAGGAACAGCGGGCTTAG
- a CDS encoding glycoside hydrolase family 88 protein — translation MTTAYWQEVMNKLDTKVSKMIEQLGGKSPHMAGEDGLFDNPATDWWTSGFWPGMLWVMYEMTGNEAYKNAAWPWDDTIGQWFAKPTEELHHDVGFQFLATAVIKHTLTGDAEGLRRGLEAANYLAARYNPAGRFIRAWNGDKHGWVIIDCMMNISLLFWASRVTGDPRYSHIAVSHAETAMTYGVREDGSTKHILSFDPATGGYLENFGGQGYSPESCWSRGSAWGLYGFTNTYRHTGDVRFLNTAKRIAHYFIAALPEDHVPHWDFRLADDKRMARDSSAAAIAASGLLELAELVPPGEKRVYADAAERILRSLTESYATWEQPGHEAILLHGAVSGDSHMDVSLIYGDYFYVEAVAKLNGWKHRVF, via the coding sequence ATGACTACAGCTTATTGGCAGGAAGTAATGAACAAGCTGGATACGAAGGTATCCAAGATGATAGAGCAGCTAGGCGGAAAAAGCCCGCATATGGCCGGAGAAGACGGCCTGTTCGACAATCCTGCTACAGACTGGTGGACCTCCGGCTTCTGGCCGGGAATGCTGTGGGTCATGTATGAGATGACCGGCAATGAAGCCTATAAGAATGCCGCCTGGCCTTGGGATGACACCATTGGACAATGGTTCGCGAAGCCGACCGAAGAGCTGCATCACGACGTTGGCTTTCAGTTCCTGGCTACTGCCGTGATCAAGCATACGCTGACCGGTGATGCGGAGGGCCTGCGCCGGGGGCTTGAAGCGGCGAACTATCTGGCTGCACGTTATAATCCTGCAGGCCGGTTCATCCGCGCCTGGAACGGGGACAAGCACGGCTGGGTGATTATCGACTGCATGATGAACATCTCGCTGCTGTTCTGGGCCAGCCGGGTGACCGGTGATCCGCGCTACAGCCATATTGCTGTGAGTCATGCCGAGACAGCAATGACTTATGGTGTCCGTGAGGATGGGTCCACCAAGCATATCCTCTCCTTCGATCCTGCGACCGGTGGCTATCTGGAGAACTTTGGCGGGCAGGGCTATTCGCCTGAATCCTGCTGGAGCCGGGGTTCAGCCTGGGGGCTGTACGGCTTCACGAACACCTACCGCCACACCGGAGACGTGCGCTTCTTGAATACCGCCAAGCGCATCGCCCATTACTTCATCGCGGCTCTCCCGGAAGATCACGTGCCGCACTGGGACTTCCGGCTGGCAGATGACAAGCGCATGGCCAGAGACAGCTCGGCCGCAGCGATCGCCGCCTCTGGCCTGCTGGAGCTGGCAGAGCTTGTACCGCCGGGCGAGAAACGCGTGTATGCGGATGCCGCAGAGCGCATTCTGCGTTCGTTGACCGAGAGCTACGCTACCTGGGAGCAACCAGGGCATGAAGCCATCCTGCTGCACGGCGCAGTCAGCGGCGACTCCCACATGGATGTGTCGCTGATCTACGGCGACTACTTCTACGTTGAAGCTGTAGCAAAGCTGAACGGCTGGAAGCACCGGGTGTTCTAG
- a CDS encoding AraC family transcriptional regulator — MMKQLFEPVLFDNRQSLIWDYRIYTGDHYKGYYHWHQCCEIMFVHRGQGSIVVNQQMYDIRPGMLFFFQPYQLHRTYSEVSPERPFVRTIFYLDPHTAEQLLQGFPKRRAVFSALWQGNNPSCGFDLSDCMETMEWICANYNQCRSRSTVEETEDISMLLLQLLSCLGTGEQSLIHTAGDKRQLRYSEQIMNWIEAHYHEEISLEQLAAETHLSKSYVSRIFHQETGGRLVDYLTARRLKQACRLLETTDLTVERIGSAVGFPNPSYFNQLFKRVLGLSPLQYRKGA; from the coding sequence ATGATGAAACAGTTGTTCGAGCCTGTGCTGTTCGATAACCGGCAGTCGCTGATCTGGGACTACCGGATCTATACCGGCGACCATTATAAAGGGTATTACCATTGGCACCAGTGCTGTGAAATCATGTTCGTGCACCGGGGTCAAGGCAGTATTGTGGTCAACCAGCAGATGTATGATATTCGTCCGGGGATGCTGTTCTTTTTCCAGCCCTATCAGCTGCACCGGACCTATTCGGAAGTCTCTCCGGAGCGTCCGTTCGTACGCACGATCTTCTATCTCGATCCGCATACTGCCGAGCAGCTGCTCCAAGGCTTCCCCAAACGCAGGGCTGTCTTCTCTGCGCTCTGGCAGGGCAACAATCCCTCTTGCGGCTTCGATCTCAGTGACTGTATGGAGACCATGGAATGGATCTGCGCGAATTATAACCAATGCCGGAGCAGGAGCACCGTGGAAGAGACGGAGGATATCTCCATGCTCCTTCTGCAGCTCCTCAGCTGTCTGGGAACAGGAGAACAGTCGCTGATCCACACCGCCGGAGACAAGCGCCAGCTTCGCTATTCGGAGCAGATCATGAACTGGATTGAAGCCCATTACCACGAGGAGATCAGTCTGGAGCAGCTGGCCGCCGAGACCCATCTGTCGAAATCTTACGTGTCGCGGATTTTTCATCAGGAGACCGGCGGACGGCTCGTGGATTATCTTACAGCCCGGCGGCTGAAGCAGGCCTGCCGGCTGCTCGAGACCACGGACCTGACGGTGGAGCGAATCGGCAGCGCTGTCGGATTCCCGAATCCCTCCTACTTCAACCAGCTGTTCAAACGGGTGCTCGGCCTTTCTCCGCTGCAATACCGCAAGGGAGCCTGA
- a CDS encoding GerAB/ArcD/ProY family transporter: MGIEKERISTAQMVILGLFTFIGDMALVYPTTMTTEAHQDAWIAALISLPLGMALIYLLITVANISPDRTIIEISQQVLGKWAGIAVGIFYLNFFILASSTYAREMEDFLTTQIYEGTPGGVIRFMSLVILVYGLRLGLEAVGRAAQVFFPLFTLFLVSLMVLLFPQVQIDRLYPIMTTPLPGMLHSIMFGVFYPFGELCVFLMIYPFTRKSSKINRNIFIALFTGAVALNLILFLSLTVLGVYFSEHNFYAAYILAQKINIANFLQRLEALMATAWIITTYFKTALYFYAFVLGTAQMFKLKNHRPLIFPVAFLIYGLSQLSSNDIVFYVKEIPAYWVDWNLTVSFVLPMTILIVYKVRKRNPASQR; the protein is encoded by the coding sequence ATGGGCATCGAAAAGGAACGGATCAGCACCGCGCAGATGGTCATACTCGGTCTGTTCACCTTCATCGGGGACATGGCCCTGGTCTATCCGACCACCATGACAACAGAAGCCCACCAGGATGCCTGGATCGCCGCATTGATAAGCTTACCGCTCGGCATGGCCCTTATCTACCTGCTAATCACTGTAGCCAACATCAGTCCAGACCGGACCATTATTGAAATCAGTCAGCAGGTGCTGGGGAAATGGGCTGGCATTGCCGTGGGCATATTTTATCTGAATTTCTTCATCCTTGCCTCCTCGACGTATGCCCGGGAAATGGAGGATTTCCTGACGACTCAAATCTATGAAGGGACGCCCGGCGGAGTCATCCGGTTCATGAGCTTGGTGATCCTGGTGTACGGGCTGCGTCTGGGGCTGGAAGCAGTCGGCAGAGCGGCGCAGGTGTTCTTTCCGCTGTTCACTCTGTTTCTCGTCTCGCTGATGGTACTCTTATTTCCGCAGGTTCAAATAGACCGGCTGTACCCGATCATGACCACGCCTCTGCCAGGAATGCTGCATTCCATCATGTTTGGGGTCTTTTACCCGTTCGGGGAACTGTGCGTGTTCTTGATGATTTACCCCTTCACCCGCAAGAGCAGTAAGATTAACCGCAACATCTTCATTGCACTCTTCACAGGAGCCGTAGCGCTGAATCTGATACTGTTCCTCTCCCTGACCGTGCTGGGCGTCTATTTCTCGGAGCATAATTTCTATGCCGCCTATATCCTGGCCCAAAAAATCAATATTGCCAACTTTCTGCAACGGCTGGAGGCTCTGATGGCGACCGCCTGGATTATTACCACTTATTTCAAAACAGCGCTGTATTTCTATGCCTTTGTCCTGGGCACTGCACAAATGTTCAAGCTGAAAAACCACCGTCCGCTGATCTTCCCGGTTGCCTTCCTAATCTATGGACTCTCACAGCTCAGCTCCAATGATATTGTTTTCTATGTAAAAGAAATTCCGGCATATTGGGTCGATTGGAACCTCACAGTCTCCTTCGTTCTCCCAATGACGATCCTTATCGTCTATAAGGTTAGAAAACGTAACCCTGCCTCACAAAGATAA
- a CDS encoding spore germination protein, giving the protein MKDEANGKLSARLEVNAEQLSQLLGQSTDLVSKRLQLGEHTELVVFYIDGLIDNQLLHNSILYSLQEGRICDLLKEENPEQKIEILSKRVLLAGDITIVRDYSPFIHDLLSGNVMIMVEGSAAALRIGLPGWEDRNVSEPSSQSVVRGPMEGFTENLRTNTALIRRKIKDSQLWLETLQIGRVTQTSVSIMYLKHIANPDLVAEVKRRLNAIDTDSILESGYIEEFIQDTAVTPFPTIYNSDRPDTIAGGILEGRVAILVDGTPFVLLAPTVFVSFFQSAEDYYQRADISTLLRGIRFLAFFLTMFAPAFYVAVTTYHQEMIPTNLVISLAAQRETVPFPAFIEAVIMELTYEILREAGVRIPKNVGQAVSIVGTLVIGQAAVAAGFISSAMVIIVSITAISSFVIPEAGMAVAARIMRFVMIGLAGFMGLFGILCGVFMLVLHLVSLRSFGVPYLSPIGPYIQEDLKDSIFRLTWPMLRTRPKQNRTQNLRRQAPPKRGGS; this is encoded by the coding sequence ATGAAGGATGAAGCGAACGGCAAATTATCTGCACGCCTGGAGGTCAACGCGGAACAACTGTCACAGCTGCTCGGCCAGAGCACAGATCTGGTCAGTAAAAGGCTGCAGCTGGGAGAGCATACGGAGCTTGTTGTTTTCTATATAGATGGTCTGATCGACAATCAACTGCTGCATAATTCCATTCTGTATTCGCTTCAGGAAGGACGGATCTGTGATCTGCTGAAGGAGGAGAATCCTGAGCAGAAAATAGAGATTCTCAGCAAGCGCGTATTGTTGGCCGGCGACATTACCATCGTTCGGGACTACAGTCCTTTCATTCATGACCTGCTGTCCGGTAACGTAATGATTATGGTGGAGGGCTCGGCGGCGGCGCTGCGGATCGGCCTGCCCGGCTGGGAGGACCGCAACGTCAGTGAACCCAGTTCACAGTCGGTGGTGCGCGGCCCTATGGAGGGCTTCACCGAGAATCTGCGGACGAACACGGCTCTGATCCGCCGCAAAATCAAAGATAGCCAGCTTTGGCTGGAAACGTTGCAGATCGGCCGCGTGACGCAAACCAGTGTCTCTATCATGTATTTGAAGCATATTGCCAATCCCGATCTGGTCGCTGAGGTTAAGCGCCGCCTGAATGCTATCGATACCGACAGTATTCTGGAGAGCGGGTATATTGAGGAGTTCATTCAGGATACAGCGGTTACGCCGTTTCCCACTATTTATAACAGTGACCGCCCCGATACCATTGCCGGAGGGATTCTGGAGGGGAGAGTCGCCATTCTTGTGGACGGGACCCCGTTTGTACTGCTGGCACCGACGGTGTTTGTCTCCTTCTTTCAGTCAGCGGAGGATTATTATCAGCGGGCGGATATCTCCACGCTTCTGCGTGGAATCCGTTTTTTAGCCTTTTTCCTGACGATGTTTGCGCCTGCCTTCTATGTGGCGGTTACCACCTACCATCAGGAGATGATTCCGACCAATCTGGTCATCAGTCTGGCCGCCCAGCGGGAGACAGTGCCGTTTCCGGCTTTCATTGAAGCGGTGATTATGGAGCTGACCTATGAGATTCTGCGGGAGGCAGGCGTGCGGATACCCAAGAATGTCGGCCAGGCGGTCTCCATTGTCGGTACGCTGGTCATCGGGCAAGCGGCGGTTGCCGCCGGGTTCATCTCTTCGGCCATGGTCATCATTGTGTCGATTACAGCAATCTCCAGCTTTGTCATCCCGGAAGCAGGAATGGCGGTGGCGGCGAGAATTATGCGGTTTGTGATGATCGGCCTGGCTGGATTCATGGGACTGTTCGGAATTCTATGCGGCGTGTTCATGCTGGTGCTGCATCTCGTCAGCCTGCGCTCGTTCGGCGTTCCCTATCTGAGTCCGATCGGTCCCTACATTCAGGAAGATCTTAAGGATTCGATCTTCAGGCTGACCTGGCCGATGCTGCGGACCAGACCCAAGCAGAACCGCACCCAGAACCTTAGGCGGCAGGCTCCGCCCAAGCGTGGGGGGTCTTAA
- a CDS encoding Ger(x)C family spore germination protein translates to MRKRMAKALAACIPLLLLPMLLSGCWERKELNELAFVLGLGLDKAEDGYKVSMQVVIPSSITSQSAGGSGGSGVPVVLYSFKVKTIYESLRKFNLFAPRSPYMGHIRVLVVGEELARDGLAETLDVMKRSREPRMDFYVMVARKTTAEKVLKVLTPLDRLPANKLFNSLDKSYQISSKTVVVTLDDFIEDLLYEGRNPVLTGVELDGDPEAGGEKANVERTDPNARLNYKSVAIFRKDKLIGWMDDSVTVGYNYVIDNVTKNTGYFKDKNGSLVVMEALTTTTKRKVKIIDGKPHIFLSVEALCNVEEIEGPDKIDTEGKIHELELKTQERIVERMEGAVKNITENYNVDSFGFGQSVYRKSPKAWYELQEQENYLANLPIHYKATVTINRIGTIDNSFVDEIKE, encoded by the coding sequence ATGAGGAAGAGGATGGCGAAGGCGCTGGCTGCCTGTATCCCGTTATTGCTGCTTCCCATGCTGCTCAGCGGGTGCTGGGAGCGCAAGGAGCTGAATGAGCTGGCTTTTGTGCTGGGGTTGGGTCTGGACAAGGCGGAGGACGGCTACAAGGTCTCCATGCAGGTAGTTATTCCTTCCTCCATCACCTCACAGAGCGCGGGAGGTTCAGGGGGAAGCGGTGTACCGGTCGTGCTCTATAGCTTCAAGGTCAAAACGATCTATGAATCACTCCGCAAGTTCAACCTGTTCGCCCCCCGTTCTCCTTATATGGGGCATATCCGTGTGCTTGTTGTCGGTGAAGAGCTGGCCCGTGACGGCCTTGCCGAGACGCTGGATGTAATGAAAAGAAGCCGGGAGCCGCGTATGGATTTCTATGTTATGGTGGCGCGAAAGACGACTGCTGAGAAAGTGCTTAAGGTGCTAACTCCACTGGACCGGCTGCCGGCGAACAAGCTGTTCAATTCACTGGACAAATCCTACCAAATCTCTTCCAAGACGGTTGTGGTTACGCTGGACGATTTCATCGAGGATCTGCTCTATGAAGGAAGGAACCCCGTTCTAACCGGCGTTGAGTTGGATGGAGACCCTGAGGCAGGCGGTGAGAAGGCCAATGTGGAACGGACGGATCCGAATGCAAGGCTTAATTATAAAAGCGTAGCGATCTTCCGAAAGGACAAGCTGATCGGCTGGATGGATGATTCTGTTACCGTGGGTTACAACTATGTGATTGATAATGTCACCAAGAACACGGGATATTTCAAAGACAAGAATGGAAGCTTGGTCGTGATGGAGGCGCTGACAACTACTACCAAACGAAAGGTGAAGATCATTGACGGCAAGCCGCATATTTTTCTGAGTGTGGAAGCCTTATGCAACGTGGAGGAGATCGAGGGGCCGGACAAGATTGATACCGAGGGCAAAATTCATGAGCTGGAGCTGAAGACGCAGGAGCGGATTGTAGAGCGGATGGAAGGGGCGGTAAAGAATATTACCGAGAACTATAATGTGGATAGCTTTGGATTCGGCCAATCCGTCTACCGAAAGAGTCCCAAAGCCTGGTACGAGCTGCAGGAACAGGAGAATTATCTTGCAAACCTTCCTATTCACTACAAAGCCACTGTAACCATTAACCGGATCGGTACGATTGATAATTCTTTTGTTGATGAAATCAAGGAGTGA